A single region of the Archangium lipolyticum genome encodes:
- a CDS encoding imm11 family protein has translation MPQRAVLTLCLLLLLPLPVRAVPPDVESRLHVLESVAVREHHGPPYGRGLVLTFKHLPPDPALTRFSVEDARAFVAAMEAAFRFPMDVVTAGPLFGSSANMRHPARYFRLIDDVHIPGRWHVKGPRDEQGQQVIPWRLHQGLVFATEKPLVLLLGQQGHALDFSLTGLNVPVVNGRFVALCERLGIQHEVQFIPARVEEHPEPYFVLNPLRVIKCIDESRCEEVTFWEPRHGVPEKVGHYRNVVGMKVDPEKIGDANIFRPWGWQGALIVSERFKLALEEEGLSGLGFMEV, from the coding sequence ATGCCGCAGCGAGCCGTCCTCACCCTCTGCCTGCTGCTCCTGTTACCGCTCCCGGTCCGAGCAGTTCCACCTGACGTCGAGTCGCGCCTCCACGTGCTGGAGTCCGTGGCGGTGCGCGAACACCACGGCCCGCCATACGGGCGCGGACTCGTGCTCACCTTCAAGCACCTTCCGCCGGACCCGGCGCTCACACGCTTTTCCGTGGAGGACGCGCGGGCTTTCGTCGCGGCCATGGAGGCGGCATTCCGATTTCCGATGGACGTGGTCACGGCAGGTCCTCTCTTCGGGTCCTCGGCGAACATGAGACACCCTGCTCGATACTTTCGCCTGATTGACGACGTGCACATCCCTGGGCGCTGGCATGTGAAGGGTCCAAGGGATGAGCAGGGGCAGCAGGTCATCCCCTGGCGGCTGCATCAAGGATTGGTTTTCGCCACGGAGAAGCCCCTCGTCCTCCTCCTGGGTCAGCAAGGGCACGCGCTGGACTTCAGCCTGACGGGCCTCAACGTCCCCGTCGTCAACGGCCGCTTCGTCGCCCTCTGTGAGCGGCTGGGCATCCAGCACGAAGTGCAGTTCATCCCGGCTCGGGTGGAAGAACACCCGGAGCCCTACTTCGTCCTCAATCCCCTTCGCGTCATCAAATGCATCGATGAGTCCCGGTGCGAAGAGGTGACCTTCTGGGAGCCCAGGCACGGAGTGCCCGAGAAGGTGGGCCACTACCGCAACGTCGTCGGGATGAAGGTGGACCCGGAGAAGATCGGGGACGCCAACATCTTCCGTCCCTGGGGTTGGCAGGGGGCCCTCATCGTCTCCGAGCGTTTCAAGCTGGCCCTGGAGGAAGAGGGCCTGAGCGGCCTTGGCTTCATGGAGGTTTGA